The Plutella xylostella chromosome 30, ilPluXylo3.1, whole genome shotgun sequence genome contains a region encoding:
- the LOC105383169 gene encoding enhancer of rudimentary homolog — MAHTILLVQPGPRPETRTYSDYESVNDCMEGVCKIYEEHLKRRNPNTPTITYDISQLFDFVDQLADLSCLVYQKSSNTYAPYNKDWIKEKIYVLLRQAAGQGD; from the exons ATG GCCCACACAATACTGTTGGTCCAACCCGGTCCGCGTCCCGAAACCAGGACATACTCGGACTACGAGAGCGTCAACGACTGCATGGAGGGTGTCTGCAAGATCTACGAGGAGCATCTGAAGCGGAGGAACCCAAACACACCGACCATCACTTACGACATTTCTCAATTGTTCGATTTTGTTGACCAG CTAGCAGACCTGAGTTGCCTAGTGTACCAAAAGTCATCAAACACATACGCACCGTACAACAAGGACTGGATCAAAGAGAAGATCTACGTGCTGCTCCGCCAGGCAGCCGGTCAGGGGGACTAG
- the LOC125491052 gene encoding breast cancer type 2 susceptibility protein homolog produces MDESHKPNLEEYEALFSQQVAKPSSSIYNYHTTKNTKECPYTAKEVIENVKRSLRAIQNADYVITDRNVKKRLQPYKQSSLLPLNLLSVPREEPPATVNANKFETQCVTDTQLIDVVDNAEALLQVDINKEFETTFCSEEGQSDKTGLLNVEISPIRYNNDENPAKRPVAENVFNRNNSDGNGETKIYEVKIQNAIEDNDIVLNASLVLPTKTRSARSKNLDIDMKTDTHEENIVTTQLLNESMEIEKNNESLGVLLERETNRPLSPVLNLNTHKRKAFQQTSQHLVFSLEKFENFEMLAKQFLACENDPESESPMLNENSPILSIRIPSELDTVNDFGSPLRPIVNKQEENCEYESETVVNDESTVIKLSPKTEGETSNEPKSATPNVQYYEILDDEILFSSDEETDYVHKSNLEVPLTCALETSFYTENSDILDKTMFVGFQTASNKSIQICTDSFGKAQNILSEVENKRSKTPVSLTELVAQCDGLVSGRKPDNKPSPPTHDEIVTNEESKTIIVPKSDVSEGSSYQAQEEKEFFNTIGSSNEKASKEPLKFEGFKTASNKNICVFEKSLSVVKSVFQDIDMVNLNINPHSPAILDTKSANNTTINDENDYEMILNEFKNDIMPEEHISKNSENSKSPAKHENIEDDQACFFGFKTASNKDIKISDKALAKTKNIFEDIDIDKDICTTETYALETKRVTKSHHKLENNNSASNNEDSFIGFQTASSKPIKISDKAMAKTKQIFQDIDTDIIKEVDTNSVGSESRIATQNTASDNCNQGDRNESIGFKTASFKRITVSEAALAKSMKIFQEANETEPFAHKSKTEEFVGFQTASNKKLVISEKYLARTRSVFKDIDLNENFHKENIITTDIIQCQNDKKNSSDKVTSTYKKLCENTDSYQSSTNEGFVGFQKASNKKIEVSNKAMAKCKEVFQDINTDYSLENNLPDHNRVSMVHTSKSQNINRDCGFVGFTTASNKKVSVSKEAIAKTKNVFQNINIDDVTLTENNVKNDLSGFQTLSDKKIHISAKALQKRKFCQETHNDDSIDKQCITDGTIQPFVGFQTASNKKVTVSKDALTNSRKIFDDFDTVEKEFNPIEQNKNNFMGFQTASNKRVKVSEEALKTTKNLFEDICPSQIENIFLENENEVDTLKPKFTGFQTASNKKVTISEEALKKTKCAFQDIELSQIEDACLEKQSVVEKINTEFTGFQTASNKKVTISEEALKKTKSIFQDISLSQMGNLETAIDKKVCNNKDSLANKSILNNANCDQAKEYGRNAFLGFHTANKKEVKISESALAETRHVFKENNKERCLKETDPEIDKYLNTQVLNNFEEPLNTEDFIKTPKKPKRSASPILSCPKAKKRKIFQTPYKAKDAAKNDTPKIIPEAETITGKVLSFNKSYKSNKILKLKDIQLLENSSSDVVTIDPYIATFDFDNLLKFEFYGERNTISDSKLTTEDLKLQFLQSVNKKIVPDGWLDNHIRLIIWKLIRYELLFPKSMVNACNTTNVIDQLKYRYDKELYNVERPVLRKILEKDEVASRTMVLCVAAVYADGISVIRVPEQTSSLELLLTDGWYAIRATPDLMLTRLARAGRLGVGMKIAVCGAELDNCSQPVCAWEDTSKVRLKLHGNSTRPAHWDARLGCHGNAAMLSRLAGVGGGGGGVRARARVTRVYPALHVRRRKDGTTLTLSDRLEQIYQHKHEAERQALMEKIYEEVEREMQDTTSDDSELSQDSCKRPRLETGTQIARMMRRSNDPEEFRANLTATQLNLLQTHTDRTQTLLQQRISARVAALPRPALPLVKATVADCTKDGCTTATLSIWRPSEAIMEILQEGAWIEMMNVMPTGVRQNELQISAGRQSTFNKVKVKETDKMKEYLATLSRKCIDIKTLAQNPALKTYRNEIDTVGLVVLIDPPTSEFDSESNKNQHFQNVYLADTDKNMICVNFWGGVKKFGFENVLDTGQIIAGINLQNRLGNTKKNIPQYRATEFSYFTKTPKYNDARMMIDELTKKMNGIDRRKFCGDCIELKNNFSVIKNQNNTENVSPYRFNNDHNLTKNKVFIDSPLAQKPKDVSDLDLTGLDFESSFKQRDTQDMSPEELKRKKIVKDKIARLKMYGEPPPLSHMHIIHKSANATKAFKSPLLANNHCAQILPGESPKSTLQAKVTSITNRNLPIDLASSNDAALNSDQNVNNLSSPIMALNTTYVKRIGGNPVKLNFSNSNILEKSVDHFAEEFDGSPPLSLD; encoded by the exons ATGGATGAATCTCACAAGCCAAACTTAGAAGAATACGAAGCATTATTCTCTCAACAAGTTGCTAAACCATCATCCTCTATATACAATTATCATACaactaaaaatacaaaagagTGTCCATATACAGCGAAAGAAGTTATCGAAAATGTAAAGCGTTCTTTGAGAGCCATTCAGAACGCGGATTATGTGATAACAGATAGAAATGTAAAGAAGAGACTGCAGCCTTACAAGCAGTCTAGCCTGCTGCCGTTGAATTTGCTGTCTGTACCCAGAGAG gAGCCCCCAGCTACTGTAAATGCAAACAAATTTGAAACACAATGTGTTACAGACACACAACTCATAGATGTAGTGGATAATGCAGAGGCATTGTTACAAgttgatataaataaagaatttgaGACCACATTCTGTAGTGAAGAAGGACAAAGTGATAAAACTGGCCTTTTAAATGTTGAAATATCACCAATTAgatataataatgatgaaaatCCTGCAAAAAGACCTGTAGCTGAAAATGTATTCAATAGAAATAATAGTGATGGGAATGGAGaaactaaaatttatgaaGTCAAAATACAAAACGCTATTGAGGACAATGACATAGTATTAAATGCATCATTAGTACTTCCAACTAAAACTAGATCAGCAAGAAGTAAAAATTTGGATATTGATATGAAAACTGATACACATGAAGAAAATATAGTTACAACTCAGTTATTGAATGAATCCATGGAAATAGAGAAAAACAATGAAAGTTTAGGTGTTCTACTGGAAAGAGAAACAAATAGACCTCTGAGCCCAGTTCTTAATCTGAATACACACAAGAGAAAAGCATTTCAGCAAACATCTCAgcatttagtttttagtttagaGAAATtcgaaaattttgaaatgctTGCTAAACAGTTTCTTGCATGTGAAAATGATCCTGAAAGTGAGAGTCCCATGCTAAATGAGAATTCGCCAATTCTAAGCATAAGAATTCCATCTGAATTAGATACTGTAAATGATTTTGGTTCACCTCTAAGGCCTATTGTTAATAAACAAGAAGAAAATTGTGAATATGAATCAGAAACAGTGGTTAATGATGAATCAACAGTTATAAAACTCTCCCCAAAAACAGAAGGCGAAACGTCTAATGAACCTAAATCAGCCACACCAAACGTgcaatattatgaaatacttGATGATGAAATTCTGTTTAGTTCTGATGAAGAAACAGATTATGTCCACAAAAGCAATCTTGAAGTTCCTTTGACCTGTGCCTTAGAGACTTCTTTCTACACAGAAAATTCCGATATCTTAGACAAAACAATGTTTGTGGGTTTCCAAACTGCTAGTAATAAATCTATTCAAATATGCACGGATTCTTTTGGAAAAGCGCAGAATATTCTCAGTGAAGTTGAAAATAAGCGTAGTAAAACACCGGTTTCATTAACTGAATTAGTAGCTCAATGCGACGGTCTTGTGAGTGGTAGAAAACCAGATAATAAACCTTCGCCACCTACTCATGATGAAATAGTTACCAATGAAGAATCAAAGACAATAATTGTACCAAAAAGTGATGTATCTGAAGGTAGTTCATACCAAGCACAGGAGGAAAAAGAGTTCTTTAATACAATTGGTTCTTCAAATGAAAAAGCAAGTAAAGAACCATTGAAATTTGAAGGATTTAAAACCgcaagtaataaaaatatatgtgtaTTTGAAAAATCTCTCTCAGTTGTTAAAAGTGTTTTCCAAGATATAGATATGGTCAATTTGAATATAAATCCTCATAGTCCAGCAATACTAGATACAAAAAGCGCAAATAACACAACTATCAATGATGAAAACGATtatgaaatgattttaaacgAATTCAAAAATGATATTATGCCAGAAGAACATATCAGTAAAAATTCAGAAAATAGCAAAAGTCCTGCCAaacatgaaaatattgaagATGACCAAGCATGTTTTTTTGGCTTTAAAACAGCAAGCAACAAAGACATTAAGATTTCGGACAAAGCCTTAgctaaaaccaaaaatatatttgaagaTATAGATATTGATAAAGACATTTGTACAACTGAAACATATGCATTAGAAACCAAAAGAGTAACTAAATCTCACCATAagttagaaaataataatagtgctTCAAATAATGAAGATAGTTTTATAGGCTTTCAAACAGCAAGTAGTAAACCAATCAAAATATCCGATAAAGCTATGGCTAAAACGAAACAAATATTCCAAGATATAGATACAGACATAATTAAGGAAGTCGATACCAATTCTGTAGGGTCGGAATCTAGAATTGCTACTCAAAATACAGCATCTGATAATTGCAACCAGGGCGATAGAAATGAATCGATTGGATTTAAAACGGCAAGTTTTAAAAGGATTACTGTTTCTGAAGCAGCATTGGctaaaagtatgaaaatatttcaagaaGCTAATGAAACTGAACCATTTGCACATAAAAGCAAAACCGAAGAATTTGTTGGTTTTCAAACAGCCTCTAACAAGAAATTGGTAATCAGTGAGAAATATTTAGCTAGAACCAGGAGTGTGTTCAAAGATATAGATCTAAATGAGAACTTTCACaaagaaaacataataacaaCTGATATTATTCAGTGTCAAAATGATAAGAAAAATTCATCCGATAAAGTAACTAGTACATACAAAAAATTGTGTGAAAATACTGATTCGTATCAGTCAAGTACAAATGAAGGTTTTGTGGGATTTCAGAAGGCCAGTAATAAGAAAATTGAGGTATCCAATAAAGCGATGGCAAAATGTAAAGAAGTATTTCAAGATATAAATACAGACTACTCTCTCGAAAATAATTTACCAGACCACAATAGAGTATCCATGGTGCATACGAGTAAGTCTCAAAACATCAACCGAGATTGTGGTTTTGTTGGATTCACTACTGcaagtaataaaaaagtttctgTGTCTAAAGAGGCTATAgctaaaaccaaaaatgtgtttcaaaatataaatatagatgATGTAACACTTACTGAAAATAAcgtaaaaaatgatttatcAGGATTCCAAACGTTAAGTGATAAGAAAATACATATATCAGCAAAAGCattacaaaaaagaaaattttgtCAAGAAACGCATAATGATGACTCCATCGATAAACAATGTATAACAGATGGAACCATACAGCCGTTTGTTGGATTTCAAACAGcaagtaataaaaaagttactgttTCCAAAGATGCTCTTACTAATAGCCGAAAGATATTTGATGATTTCGACACAGTTGAAAAGGAATTCAATCCAatagaacaaaataaaaataattttatgggTTTCcaaacagctagtaataaacGAGTCAAAGTATCGGAAGAAGCtctaaaaacaacaaaaaatctatTTGAAGATATTTGTCCGAGtcaaattgaaaatatttttttagaaaatgaAAACGAAGTAGACACATTAAAACCAAAATTTACTGGTTTCCAAACGgcaagcaataaaaaagttacaatatCTGAAGAAGCtttgaaaaaaactaaatgtgCTTTTCAAGATATTGAACTTAGTCAAATTGAAGACGCATGCTTAGAAAAACAAAGCGTAGtagagaaaataaatacagaATTTACTGGATTCCAGACAGCGAGTAATAAAAAAGTCACCATATCTGAAGAAGCTTTGAAAAAGactaaaagtatttttcaaGACATTAGTCTGAGTCAAATGGGAAACTTGGAGACAGCTATCGACAAAAaagtttgtaataataaagACTCATTAGCAAATAAAAGTATCTTAAACAATGCAAATTGTGATCAAGCAAAGGAATATGGAAGAAATGCATTTTTAGGATTCCATACGGCGAATAAAAAAGAAGTTAAAATATCTGAAAGTGCTTTAGCGGAAACACGACACGtattcaaagaaaataataaggaAAGATGTCTCAAAGAAACAGATCCAGAAATagataaatacttaaacaCACAAGTCTTAAACAATTTTGAGGAGCCACTAAACACAGAAGACTTTATAAAAACACCAAAGAAACCAAAAAGGTCAGCCAGCCCAATATTGTCTTGTCCGAAGGCGAaaaaacgaaaaatatttcagacTCCCTATAAAGCTAAAGATGCAGCCAAAAACGATACTCCGAAAATTATACCAGAAGCAGAAACTATAACAGGAAAAGTCCTATCATTCAATAAATCAtataaaagcaataaaatacttaaacttaaaGACATACAGTTGCTAGAAAACAGTTCTTCTGACGTAGTAACGATAGATCCTTACATCGCCACCTTTGACTTCGACAACCTACTCAAATTCGAATTCTACGGCGAAAGAAACACCATATCTGATTCAAAGCTTACAACAGAAGATTTAAAACTGCAATTTCTCCAATCTGTGAATAAGAAAATTGTCCCAGACGGATGGCTAGACAATCATATACGGTTGATTATATGGAAGTTAATAAGATACGAACTGTTATTTCCTAAGTCTATGGTCAATGCTTGCAATACTACGAATGTTATAGACCAGCTAAAGTATAGATATGACAAGGAGTTGTATAATGTTGAGAGGCCGGTGCTGAGGAAAATTCTGGAGAAGGATGAGGTGGCTTCGAGGACTATGGTGTTGTGTGTGGCAGCTGTTTACGCCGATGGCATCAGTGTTATCAG AGTGCCAGAACAAACCTCCTCCCTAGAGCTACTCCTAACAGACGGCTGGTACGCTATCCGGGCCACCCCGGACCTCATGTTGACCCGGTTGGCCCGGGCGGGCAGGCTGGGTGTCGGGATGAAGATTGCGGTGTGTGGCGCAGAGCTGGATAACTGCAGTCAGCCGGTTTGTGCTTGGGAG GACACCTCCAAAGTCCGCCTCAAGCTGCACGGCAACTCAACCCGGCCAGCCCACTGGGACGCACGGCTCGGTTGCCATGGCAACGCCGCCATGTTGTCGCGGCTGGCGGGGgtgggcgggggcggcgggggggtGCGGGCGCGCGCGCGAGTGACGAGGGTGTACCCCGCGCTGCACGTGCGCAGGCGCAAGGACGGCACCACAC TGACCCTGTCGGACCGGCTAGAGCAGATATACCAGCACAAGCACGAGGCGGAGAGACAGGCCCTCATGGAGAAGATATACGAGGAGGTGGAGAGAGAGATGCAGGATACG acatCGGACGACTCGGAGTTATCGCAAGACTCGTGCAAGCGGCCGCGGCTTGAGACTGGCACACAGATAGCTAGGATGATGAGGAGGAGCAACGACCCAGAGGAGTTCAGG GCCAACCTAACCGCCACCCAACTCAACCTCCTCCAAACACACACGGACCGCACACAGACACTACTACAGCAACGTATAAGCGCCCGCGTGGCCGCGCTCCCCCGCCCCGCGCTGCCGCTGGTGAAGGCGACTGTTGCTGACTGTACTAAGGATGGATGTACTACTg CCACACTGTCAATATGGCGGCCGTCGGAAGCCATTATGGAAATCCTGCAGGAGGGCGCCTGGATCGAGATGATGAACGTCATGCCTACCGGTGTAAG GCAGAATGAGCTACAGATCTCCGCGGGCAGACAATCGACATTCAACAAAGTGAAAGTGAAGGAAACAGACAAAATGAAAGAATATCTCGCAACATTATCTAGAAAATGTATAGATATAAAAACCCTTGCTCAAAACCCGGCACTGAAAACTTATCGCAACGAAATCGATACAGTTGGCTTAGTAGTTTTAATCGATCCGCCGACATCCGAATTCGATTCAGAATCGAATAAAAATCAACATTTCCAAAATGTATACCTAGCGGACACAGATAAAAATATGATCTGTGTCAACTTTTGGGGCGGCGTCAAAAAGTTTGGATTCGAAAATGTTTTGGACACCGGCCAAATAATTGCTGGTATAAATTTGCAAAACAGACTTGGCAACACCAAGAAAAACATACCCCAGTATAGAGCAACAGAGTTTagttatttcacaaaaactccCAAATATAATGATGCCAGAATGATGATTGACGAATTAACGAAGAAAATGAACGGTATAGATAGAAGAAAATTCTGTGGTGACTGCATAGAGTTGAAAAACAATTTTAGTGTGATAAAGAATCAGAATAACACAGAAAATGTGTCTCCATACAGATTCAACAACGACCACAATTTGACAAAAAACAAAGTCTTTATTGACTCACCCCTGGCTCAAAAACCTAAAGACGTGTCAGATTTAGACCTCACGGGCTTAGATTTTGAATCGTCATTCAAGCAAAGAGACACCCAAGACATGTCGCCAGAggaattaaaaagaaaaaagattgTCAAAGACAAAATTGCCAGACTAAAAATGTATGGGGAGCCGCCACCTCTAAGCCACATGCATATTATTCATAAATCTGCTAACGCAACCAAAGCGTTTAAAAGTCCATTGCTTGCAAATAATCATTGTGCTCAAATTCTACCGGGAGAAAGTCCAAAATCTACCCTCCAAGCCAAAGTTACCAGTATTACAAATCGAAATCTACCAATCGATTTAGCTAGTAGTAATGATGCAGCTTTGAATAGCGatcaaaatgtaaataatttaagtagcCCAATAATGGCTTTAAATACGACGTATGTAAAAAGAATAGGTGGTAATCCAGTGAAGTTGAATTTTTCAAATAGTAATATTTTGGAGAAAAGTGTCGACCATTTTGCTGAAGAATTCGATGGTAGCCCTCCTTTGAGCTTGgattag